The following nucleotide sequence is from Thermotoga sp..
GTTCACCATGACGTACGCTGAGATTTCTCTCTCGGTGAAACCAGCCCCTCTTAGAATTCGGGCAGCCCGCACGAGGTCTTCGTCGTACACCTTTCCTCCCGTTTCCTTCTGAAGTTTTCCAGAAGTTTCGTACCCCAGCTTTATGGTCTTGAAGTTTGCTTCTTTCATCAGAAGAGCTGTTTCTTCATCGAGAAGTCTCGCGTGTATTCCGTTTGGAAGATGAAAACGCACCTTCCAGCTCTTCTTGACAATGAGTTTCAACACTTCTTTGAACCGCCCCGACGTCAGTACTGCGTCATCGAAGAAAACAACATCCTCGACCTGGAACATGTCCAGATACTTCTCGATAGTATCCACTACCTTCTCCGGACTTCTCACTCTGAGACCTTTCCAGAGTTTATGAACTGCGCAATAAGAACAACTGAAGGGACACCCAAGGGTTGTGGTGAAGACGAGGTATCCCACTCTCTCGTAGAGCTCGTACATTGGATCAAAAACCTCAAACCAATTCTCCGGAATTTCTTTCGAGAAAAACCCAAGCTTTTTCAGGAAAGATGGAAGGAAAACAAGATCGCCAGAGGAGTAAGTCAGGGCACCACTTCTGGAGGCGTGCCTTGGGAAGAGCCTTGGGTATATTCCTCCCAGGATAATCGGAACATCGAGGTAAGACCTGAGAAATCTGATGGTCTCCCAAATACCAGGGTACCAGTAACTCAACGTGGAGGTGACCATCACGAGGTCAACTCTTCCGATCTCCCCGAGTTTCCACTCCAAGAACTCTGGAGGTGCACCGTATCTTTTGTACTTTCTGGGAACGAAACGGAGAATCTCAGGTTTTTCTATAACCCTACTCGGGAATTTTCCAGTACTGTATCTTTTGTCCTTTGGAACTTTCACGAAGCGGGGGAGGTGCGGGTCGTGTCTGTTCAGAAGATCTATAAGATGAACCTCGTATCCCATCCACTCCATCGCGCGGGCAACATAAAGAAGCCCAAGGGGTTTCAACCAAAAATCGTACGCCGCAAAATCATAGATCCAGGGATTCACAAGAAGGACTTTCATTTTTCGAAACAGTAGTGGTACACCCCCTTTATGGTCAGGTCCTCGTCGTACATATCATGTTTGAAGATCTCCCTCACAACCTTCGACTGTCCACCGGTGAGAACCACCGGAAGATCCCCAAAAACTTCCTTCATACGCTTCACTATTCCTTCAAGGGCGTAGACGCTTCCGTTCACAACACCCAGTTGTATATTCTCTTCTGTATCTCTTCCTGCCAAGAGGTTCGTTGGCTTTATCTCAACGAGAGGCAGTTTCGCTGTTCCTCTGAACAGGGCGTGGACCATCATGAAAAGCCCCGGAAGAATAGCACCTCCCTTGTATGTTCTGTTCACAACAAGATCCACTGTGGTGGCCGTTCCCATATCTATTATGATCCCACTGTTCCCGTACTCTTTCACGAACGCTATCACGTTTGCCACCCTGTCGGCCCCTATCTCCGAGGGATTCTTAACATCCCATTTTATCTCTCCGTTGTTCGCCCTCACCCAGACAGGAGTGGTGTTGAAGTACTTCTGGATGAAACGTTCCACAACAGTGTTCTGCGTGGGAACCACGGAAGCCACACCTATTTTTCTCACATCCTTCAGCTCACTGGATATCAGAGGAAACAGGTGGACAAACAGTTCATCCTCCGTTTGAAAAACACCTGTTGAAAATCTCCACTTTTTGAAGGACTTTCCATCTTTTGTTAAAGCAAAAACCGTGTGGGTGTTTCCTACGTCGATCAACAGGTACACGAAGATCACCTCCAAGATCGAGGTTGTAAAATATATTTTACAGTTTGATCTAGGGAATTGACATTGGTTTTCAGTAAGGTAATACTAAATTCCAAAGAAGACACTGAAATTTTATCACAGGAGGTGGCTACGTTGGACTGGAGGAAGTACGGTTTCAACACAAGGGCGCTCCATGCAGGTTACGAACCCCCAGAATTGACCACTGGATCGCGGGCAGTTCCCATTTATCAGACCACCTCTTACGTTTTCAAAAACTCCGATCACGCGGCGAAACTCTTTGCCCTCGAAGAACCTGGCTTCATCTACACGAGAATTGGAAACCCCACCGTGAGCGTTCTCGAAGAAAGAATAGCAGCTTTGGAAGGTGGAGTTGGGGCTCTCGCTGTTTCCAGTGGACAAGCTGCCATAACGTATGCCATCTTGAACATAGCAGGCCCTGGCGATGAGATCGTCAGCGGAAGCGCTCTGTACGGAGGAACGTACAATCTCTTCAAACATACGTTGTATAAGAAGTCTGGTATTGTGGTGAAATTTGTTGACGAAACAGATCCGAAAAACGTAGAGGAAGCCATCACAGAGAAGACGAAAGCAGTGTACCTCGAAACCATTGGAAACCCAGGCCTTACGGTTCCAGATTTCGAAGCAATAGCGGAAATCGCTCACAGACACGGTATACCTCTCATCGTCGACAACACAGTGGCGCCGTACATCTTCAGACCGTTCGAGCACGGAGCAGACATCATTGTCTATTCCGCCACAAAATTCATAGAAGGACACGGTACATCGATCGGAGGCCTTATAGTGGACAGTGGAAAATTCGATTGGACCAACGGGAAATTTCCAGAACTCGTGGAACCCGATCCTAGCTACCATGGTGTGAGTTATGTTGAAACGTTCAGGGAAGCTGCCTACATAGTGAAGTGCAGAACGCAACTTCTAAGAGACCTTGGAAGCTGTATGAGTCCGTTCAACGCGTTTTTGTTCATCATGGGA
It contains:
- a CDS encoding radical SAM protein, translating into MKVLLVNPWIYDFAAYDFWLKPLGLLYVARAMEWMGYEVHLIDLLNRHDPHLPRFVKVPKDKRYSTGKFPSRVIEKPEILRFVPRKYKRYGAPPEFLEWKLGEIGRVDLVMVTSTLSYWYPGIWETIRFLRSYLDVPIILGGIYPRLFPRHASRSGALTYSSGDLVFLPSFLKKLGFFSKEIPENWFEVFDPMYELYERVGYLVFTTTLGCPFSCSYCAVHKLWKGLRVRSPEKVVDTIEKYLDMFQVEDVVFFDDAVLTSGRFKEVLKLIVKKSWKVRFHLPNGIHARLLDEETALLMKEANFKTIKLGYETSGKLQKETGGKVYDEDLVRAARILRGAGFTEREISAYVMVNMPGQTKEDVLEAVKVCLNEGIGVSVNEYTPIPGTEDWKKLVKERKLDPDVDPALLNNTVLPFWWKHGMSSEEVQEIKQLVQDLKLRCSKACTGAQQSSNRKD
- a CDS encoding type III pantothenate kinase encodes the protein MYLLIDVGNTHTVFALTKDGKSFKKWRFSTGVFQTEDELFVHLFPLISSELKDVRKIGVASVVPTQNTVVERFIQKYFNTTPVWVRANNGEIKWDVKNPSEIGADRVANVIAFVKEYGNSGIIIDMGTATTVDLVVNRTYKGGAILPGLFMMVHALFRGTAKLPLVEIKPTNLLAGRDTEENIQLGVVNGSVYALEGIVKRMKEVFGDLPVVLTGGQSKVVREIFKHDMYDEDLTIKGVYHYCFEK
- a CDS encoding O-acetylhomoserine aminocarboxypropyltransferase/cysteine synthase family protein, translated to MDWRKYGFNTRALHAGYEPPELTTGSRAVPIYQTTSYVFKNSDHAAKLFALEEPGFIYTRIGNPTVSVLEERIAALEGGVGALAVSSGQAAITYAILNIAGPGDEIVSGSALYGGTYNLFKHTLYKKSGIVVKFVDETDPKNVEEAITEKTKAVYLETIGNPGLTVPDFEAIAEIAHRHGIPLIVDNTVAPYIFRPFEHGADIIVYSATKFIEGHGTSIGGLIVDSGKFDWTNGKFPELVEPDPSYHGVSYVETFREAAYIVKCRTQLLRDLGSCMSPFNAFLFIMGLETLSLRMKKHCENALKVVEFLKSHPAVSWVNYPIVENNETRENALKYLKEGYGAIVTFGIKGGKEAGKRFIDSLTLISHLANIGDARTLAIHPASTTHQQLTEEEQLKTGVTPDMIRLSIGIEDVEDIIEDLDQALRKSQEG